A region of Betta splendens chromosome 13, fBetSpl5.4, whole genome shotgun sequence DNA encodes the following proteins:
- the glb1l2 gene encoding beta-galactosidase-1-like protein 2 isoform X2: MQLRTTYPGFVEAVSLYFDKLVSVIKPLMFEEGGPVIAVQVENEYGSYAKDDQYMPFIKHCLQSRGINELLLTSDNWEGLRYGAMEGVLKTINLQRLSFGAIQHLADMQPQKPLMVMEYWSGWFDVWGEHHHVFHAEDMLAVVREILDRGVSINLYMFHGGTSFGFMNGALDFGTYKPQVTSYDYDAPLSEAGDCTTKYLLLRNLFSHYHSEPLPEVPHLQERRAYNPVAIQQHLSLWDSLLLTEKPFRSERPVNMENLPANSNHGQSYGYTLYEASIASGGALNSQNNIRDRALVFVDRQCIGSLDYKTQELALPEVKGERTLSLLVENCGRVNYGKALDEQRKGIVGDILLNQIPLRGFTIFCLDMKPAFMKRLTNAGQWKSDLRSASVPGFFQACLYVEGAPRDTFVRLHDWGKGSVFVNGQNLGRYWSIGPQHFLYLPGPWLRSGENQIIVFEEQKPGDKMHFAENADHGKTIDVYKLPFCTLL, encoded by the exons atgcagctgaGGACAACCTATCCTGGATTTGTCGAAGCTGTCAGCCTCTACTTTGACAAGCTTGTCTCAGTAATCAAACCTCTGATG TTTGAAGAAGGAGGCCCAGTTATTGCAGTCCAAGTTGAAAATGAGTACGGCTCCTATGCCAAAGATGATCAGTACATGCCGTTTATAAAGCAC TGTCTTCAATCCAGAGGGATCAATGAGCTCCTCCTGACATCAGACAACTGGGAGGGCTTAAGATATGGAGCAATGGAGGGTG TCCTGAAAACCATAAACCTGCAGCGACTGTCATTTGGAGCGATCCAGCACTTAGCTGACATGCAA CCCCAGAAACCGCTAATGGTGATGGAGTATTGGTCTGGGTGGTTTGACGTCTGGGGAGAACATCACCACGTGTTCCATGCAGAGG ACATGTTAGCTGTAGTGAGAGAGATTCTGGACAGGGGTGTGTCTATTAATCTGTACATGTTTCATGGTGGAACCAGCTTTGGCTTCATGAATGGAGCGCTGGACTTTGGCACCTACAAACCTCAGGTCACCAGTTATG ATTATGACGCTCCACTATCTGAAGCTGGCGACTGCACCACAAAATATCTACTCTTGAGGAATTTATTCAGCCATTACCACT CTGAGCCCCTTCCTGAAGTGCCCCATCTTCAGGAGAGGAGAGCGTACAACCCGGTCGCCATCCAGCAGCATCTGTCACTGTGGGACAGCCTGCTCCTCACTGAAAAA CCATTCAGGTCAGAGAGGCCAGTGAACATGGAGAATCTACCCGCTAACAGTAACCATGGACAGTCATATGGCTACACACTCTATGAGGCCTCCATCGCCAGCGGAGGAGCCCTCAACTCTCAGAATAACATTAGAGACAGAGCACTG GTTTTTGTCGACCGACAGTGTATTGGAAGTTTAGATTACAAGACTCAAGAGCTTGCACTCCCAGAAGTAAAG GGAGAGAGGACACTGAGCTTACTTGTAGAGAACTGTGGAAGAGTGAATTATGGGAAAGCGTTGGATGAACAGCGCAAAG GAATTGTGGGAGACATTTTGCTGAATCAAATCCCTTTGAGAGGATTTACCATCTTCTGTTTAGATATGAAGCCAGCGTTCATGAAAAG GTTAACAAATGCCGGTCAGTGGAAATCCGACCTCAGGTCGGCCTCTGTTCCAGGATTTTTCCAGGCATGCCTGTATGTTGAAGGGGCTCCCAGAGACACCTTTGTTAGGCTCCAT GACTGGGGTAAAGGATCAGTGTTTGTCAATGGACAGAACCTTGGACGTTACTGGTCAATTGGTCCCCAACACTTTCTTTATCTTCCAGGACCTTGGCTCAGGAGCGGAGAGAACCAG ATTATAGTTTTTGAGGAACAAAAACCTGGTGACAAAATGCACTTTGCAGAAAATGCAGACCACGGAAAGACAATAGATGTCTACAAACTCCCCTTTTGCACGCTGCTgtga
- the glb1l2 gene encoding beta-galactosidase-1-like protein 2 isoform X1: MALRRMSRLEGLRANSSQFSLMGEPFRILGGSIHYFRVPRAYWRDRLLKMKACGLNTLTTYVPWNLHEPERGTFIFQDQLDVRAYVSLAAELGLWVILRPGPYICAEWELGGLPSWLLQDKHMQLRTTYPGFVEAVSLYFDKLVSVIKPLMFEEGGPVIAVQVENEYGSYAKDDQYMPFIKHCLQSRGINELLLTSDNWEGLRYGAMEGVLKTINLQRLSFGAIQHLADMQPQKPLMVMEYWSGWFDVWGEHHHVFHAEDMLAVVREILDRGVSINLYMFHGGTSFGFMNGALDFGTYKPQVTSYDYDAPLSEAGDCTTKYLLLRNLFSHYHSEPLPEVPHLQERRAYNPVAIQQHLSLWDSLLLTEKPFRSERPVNMENLPANSNHGQSYGYTLYEASIASGGALNSQNNIRDRALVFVDRQCIGSLDYKTQELALPEVKGERTLSLLVENCGRVNYGKALDEQRKGIVGDILLNQIPLRGFTIFCLDMKPAFMKRLTNAGQWKSDLRSASVPGFFQACLYVEGAPRDTFVRLHDWGKGSVFVNGQNLGRYWSIGPQHFLYLPGPWLRSGENQIIVFEEQKPGDKMHFAENADHGKTIDVYKLPFCTLL; encoded by the exons ATGGCACTGAGAAGAATGAGCCGTTTGGAGGGTCTGAGGGCCAACTCATCCCAGTTCAGTCTTATGGGAGAGCCTTTCAGAATCCTGGGAGGCTCCATCCATTACTTCCGTGTCCCCAGAGCCTACTGGAGGGATCGGCTGCTGAAGATGAAGGCCTGTGGCCTCAATACTCTCACAAC CTATGTGCCTTGGAACCTGCATGAACCTGAGAGAGGGACATTTATCTTTCAGGATCAGCTGGACGTCAG GGCTTATGTCAGTCTAGCAGCAGAGTTGGGTCTCTGGGTTATCCTGCGTCCTGGGCCCTACATCTGTGCGGAATGGGAGTTGGGCGGGTTGCCAAG CTGGTTGTtacaagacaaacacatgcagctgaGGACAACCTATCCTGGATTTGTCGAAGCTGTCAGCCTCTACTTTGACAAGCTTGTCTCAGTAATCAAACCTCTGATG TTTGAAGAAGGAGGCCCAGTTATTGCAGTCCAAGTTGAAAATGAGTACGGCTCCTATGCCAAAGATGATCAGTACATGCCGTTTATAAAGCAC TGTCTTCAATCCAGAGGGATCAATGAGCTCCTCCTGACATCAGACAACTGGGAGGGCTTAAGATATGGAGCAATGGAGGGTG TCCTGAAAACCATAAACCTGCAGCGACTGTCATTTGGAGCGATCCAGCACTTAGCTGACATGCAA CCCCAGAAACCGCTAATGGTGATGGAGTATTGGTCTGGGTGGTTTGACGTCTGGGGAGAACATCACCACGTGTTCCATGCAGAGG ACATGTTAGCTGTAGTGAGAGAGATTCTGGACAGGGGTGTGTCTATTAATCTGTACATGTTTCATGGTGGAACCAGCTTTGGCTTCATGAATGGAGCGCTGGACTTTGGCACCTACAAACCTCAGGTCACCAGTTATG ATTATGACGCTCCACTATCTGAAGCTGGCGACTGCACCACAAAATATCTACTCTTGAGGAATTTATTCAGCCATTACCACT CTGAGCCCCTTCCTGAAGTGCCCCATCTTCAGGAGAGGAGAGCGTACAACCCGGTCGCCATCCAGCAGCATCTGTCACTGTGGGACAGCCTGCTCCTCACTGAAAAA CCATTCAGGTCAGAGAGGCCAGTGAACATGGAGAATCTACCCGCTAACAGTAACCATGGACAGTCATATGGCTACACACTCTATGAGGCCTCCATCGCCAGCGGAGGAGCCCTCAACTCTCAGAATAACATTAGAGACAGAGCACTG GTTTTTGTCGACCGACAGTGTATTGGAAGTTTAGATTACAAGACTCAAGAGCTTGCACTCCCAGAAGTAAAG GGAGAGAGGACACTGAGCTTACTTGTAGAGAACTGTGGAAGAGTGAATTATGGGAAAGCGTTGGATGAACAGCGCAAAG GAATTGTGGGAGACATTTTGCTGAATCAAATCCCTTTGAGAGGATTTACCATCTTCTGTTTAGATATGAAGCCAGCGTTCATGAAAAG GTTAACAAATGCCGGTCAGTGGAAATCCGACCTCAGGTCGGCCTCTGTTCCAGGATTTTTCCAGGCATGCCTGTATGTTGAAGGGGCTCCCAGAGACACCTTTGTTAGGCTCCAT GACTGGGGTAAAGGATCAGTGTTTGTCAATGGACAGAACCTTGGACGTTACTGGTCAATTGGTCCCCAACACTTTCTTTATCTTCCAGGACCTTGGCTCAGGAGCGGAGAGAACCAG ATTATAGTTTTTGAGGAACAAAAACCTGGTGACAAAATGCACTTTGCAGAAAATGCAGACCACGGAAAGACAATAGATGTCTACAAACTCCCCTTTTGCACGCTGCTgtga